In a genomic window of Piliocolobus tephrosceles isolate RC106 chromosome 1, ASM277652v3, whole genome shotgun sequence:
- the ELOVL1 gene encoding elongation of very long chain fatty acids protein 1, with protein MEAVMNLYQEMMKHADPRIQGYPLMGSPLLMTSILLTYVYFVLSLGPRIMANRKPFQLRGFMIVYNFSLVALSLYIVYEFLMSGWLSTYTWRCDPVDYSNSPEALRMVRVAWLFLFSKFIELMDTVIFILRKKDGQVTFLHVFHHSVLPWSWWWGVKIAPGGMGSFHAMINSSVHVIMYLYYGLSAIGPVAQPYLWWKKHMTAIQLIQFVLVSLHISQYYFMSSCNYQYPVIIHLIWMYGTIFFMLFSNFWYHSYTKGKRLPRALQQNGAPGIAKVKAN; from the exons ATGGAGGCTGTTATGAACTTGTACCAAGAGATGATGAAGCACGCAG ATCCCCGGATCCAGGGCTACCCTCTGATGGGGTCCCCTCTGCTAATGACCTCCATCCTCCTGACCTACGTGTACTTCGTTCTGTCACTTGGGCCTCGCATCATGGCTAATCGAAAGCCCTTCCAGCTCCGTGGCTTCATGATTGTTTACAACTTCTCACTGGTGGCACTCTCCCTCTACATTGTCTATGAG TTCCTGATGTCAGGCTGGCTGAGCACCTATACCTGGCGCTGTGACCCTGTGGACTATTCCAACAGCCCTGAGGCACTTAGG ATGGTTCGGGTGGCCTggctctttctcttctccaagTTCATTGAGCTGATGGACACA GTGATCTTTATTCTCCGAAAGAAAGACGGGCAGGTGACCTTCCTACATGTCTTCCATCACTCTGTGCTTCCCTGGAGCTGGTGGTGGGGGGTAAAGATTGCCCCGG GAGGAATGGGCTCTTTCCATGCCATGATAAACTCTTCTGTGCATGTCATAATGTACCTGTACTACGGATTGTCTGCCATTGGCCCTGTGGCTCAACCCTACCTTTGGTGGAAAAAGCACATGACAGCCATTCAGCTG ATCCAATTTGTCCTGGTCTCACTGCACATCTCCCAGTACTACTTTATGTCCAGCTGTAACTACCAGTACCCAGTCATTATTCACCTCATCTGGATGTATGGCACCATCTTCTTCATGCTGTTCTCCAACTTCTGGTATCACTCTTATACCAAGGGCAAGCGGCTGCCCCGTGCACTTCAGCAAAATGGAGCTCCAGGTATTGCCAAGGTCAAGGCCAACTGA
- the CDC20 gene encoding cell division cycle protein 20 homolog, whose amino-acid sequence MAQFAFESDLHSLLQLDAPIPNAPPARWQRKAKEASGPAPSPMRAANRSHSAGRTPGRTPGKSSSKVQTTPSKPGGDRYIPHRSAAQMEVASFLLSKENQPENSQTPTKKEHQKAWALNLNGFDVEEAKILRLSGKPQNAPEGYQNRLKVLYSQKATPGSSRKTCRYIPSLPDRILDAPEIRNDYYLNLVDWSSGNVLAVALDNSVYLWSASSGDILQLLQMEQPGEYVSSVAWIKEGNYLAVGTSSAEVQLWDVQQQKRLRNMTSHSARVGSLSWNSYILSSGSRSGHIHHHDVRVAEHHVATLSGHSQEVCGLRWAPDGRHLASGGNDNLVNVWPSAPGEGGWVPLQTFTQHQGAVKAVAWCPWQSNVLATGGGTSDRHIRIWNVCSGACLSAVDAHSQVCSILWSPHYKELISGHGFAQNQLVIWKYPTMAKVAELKGHTSRVLSLTMSPDGATVASAAADETLRLWRCFELDPARRREREKASAAKSSLIHQGIR is encoded by the exons ATGGCACAATTCGCGTTCGAGAGTGACCTGCACTCGCTGCTTCAGCTGGATGCACCCATCCCCAATGCACCCCCTGCGCGCTGGCAGCGCAAAGCCAAGGAAGCCTCAGGCCCGGCCCCCTCACCCATGCGGGCCGCCAACCGATCCCACAGCGCCGGCAGAACTCCGGGCCGAACTCCTG GCAAATCCAGTTCCAAGGTTCAGACCACTCCTAGCAAACCTGGCGGTGACCGCTATATCCCCCATCGCAGTGCTGCCCAGATGGAGGTGGCCAGCTTCCTCCTGAGCAAGGAGAATCAGCCTGAAAACAGCCAGACACCCACCAAGAAG GAACATCAGAAAGCCTGGGCTTTGAACCTGAACGGTTTTGATGTAGAGGAAGCCAAGATCCTTCGGCTCAGTGGAAAACCACAAAATGCGCCAGAGG GTTACCAGAACAGACTGAAAGTACTCTACAGCCAAAAGGCCACTCCTGGCTCCAGCCGGAAGACCTGCCGTTACATTCCTTCCCTGCCAGACCGTATCCTGGATGCCCCTGAAATCCGAAATGACTACT ACCTGAACCTTGTGGATTGGAGCTCTGGGAATGTACTGGCCGTGGCACTGGACAACAGTGTGTACCTGTGGAGCGCAAGCTCTGGTGACATCTTGCAGCTTTTGCAAATGGAGCAGCCTGGGGAATATGTATCCTCTGTGGCCTGGATCAAAGAGGGCAACTACTTGGCTGTGGGCACCAGCAGTGCTGAGGTGCAG CTATGGGATGTGCAGCAGCAGAAACGGCTTCGAAATATGACCAGTCACTCTGCCCGAGTGGGCTCCCTAAGCTGGAACAGCTATATCCTCTCCAG tGGTTCACGTTCTGGCCACATCCACCACCATGATGTTCGGGTAGCAGAACACCATGTGGCTACACTGAGTGGCCACAGCCAGGAAGTGTGTGGGCTGCGCTGGGCCCCAGATGGACGACATTTGGCCAGTGGTGGCAATGATAACTTGGTCAATGTGTGGCCTAGCGCTCCTGGAGAGGGTGGCTGGGTTCCTTTGCAGACATTCACCCAGCATCAAGGGGCTGTCAAG GCCGTAGCATGGTGTCCCTGGCAGTCCAATGTCCTGGCAACAGGAGGGGGCACCAGTGATCGACACATTCGCATCTGGAACGTGTGCTCTGGGGCCTGTCTGAGTGCTGTGGATGCCCATTCCCAG GTGTGCTCCATCCTCTGGTCTCCCCACTACAAGGAGCTCATCTCAGGCCATGGCTTTGCACAGAACCAGCTCGTTATTTGGAAGTACCCAACCATGGCCAAGGTGGCTGAACTCAAAG GTCACACATCCCGGGTCCTGAGTCTGACCATGAGCCCAGATGGGGCCACAGTGGCATCCGCAGCAGCAGATGAAACCCTGAGGCTATGGCGCTGTTTTGAGTTGGACCCTGCGCGGCGGCGGGAGCGGGAGAAGGCCAGTGCAGCCAAAAGCAGCCTCATCCACCAAGGCATCCGCTGA
- the MED8 gene encoding mediator of RNA polymerase II transcription subunit 8 isoform X2: MQREEKQLEASLDALLSQVADLKNSLGSFICKLENEYGRLTWPSVLDSFALLSGQLNTLNKVLKHEKTPLFRNQVIIPLVLSPDRDEDLMRQTEGRVPVFSHEVVPDHLRTKPDPEVEEQEKQLTTDAARIGADAAQKQIQSLNKMCSNLLEKISKEERESESGGLRPNKQTFNPTDTNALVAAVAFGKGLSNWRPSGSSGPGQPGQPGAGTILAGTSGLQQVQMAGAPSQQQPMLSGVQMAQAGQPGKMPSGIKTNIKSASMHPYQR, translated from the exons ATGCAG agagaggagaagcagctcgAGGCATCATTAGATGCACTGCTGAGTCAAGTGGCTGATCTGAAGAACTCACTGGGAAGTTTCATTTGCAAGTTGGAGAACGAGTATGGCCGGCTGACCTG GCCATCTGTCCTGGACAGCTTTGCCTTGCTTTCTGGACAGTTGAACACTCTGAACAAGGTCTTGAAGCATGAAAAAACACCGCTGTTCCGTAACCAGGTCATCATCCCTCTGGTGTTGTCTCCAGACCGAGATGAAGATCTCATg CGGCAGACTGAAGGACGGGTGCCCGTTTTCAGCCATGAGGTAGTCCCTGACCATCTGAGAACCAAGCCTGACCCTGAGGTGGAAGAACAGGAGAAGCAACTGACGACAGATGCTGCCCGCATTGGTGCAGATGCAGCCCAG AAGCAGATCCAGAGCTTGAATAAAATGTGTTCAAACCTTCtggagaaaatcagcaaagaggaGCGAGAATCAGAGAGTGGAG GTCTCCGGCCAAACAAGCAGACCTTTAACCCTACAGACACTAATGCCTTGGTGGCAGCTGTTGCCTTTGGGAAAGGACTGTCTAACTGGAGACCTTCAGGCAGCAGTGGTCCTGGCCAGCCAGGCCAGCCAGGAGCTGGGACGATCCTTGCAGGAACCTCAGGATTACAGCAGGTGCAGATGGCAGGAGCGCCAAGCCAGCAGCAGCCAATGCTCAGTGGGGTACAAATGGCTCAAGCAGGTCAACCAG GGAAAATGCCAAGTGGAATAAAAACCAACATCAAGTCGGCTTCAATGCATCCCTACCAGCGGTGA
- the MED8 gene encoding mediator of RNA polymerase II transcription subunit 8 isoform X1 encodes MQREEKQLEASLDALLSQVADLKNSLGSFICKLENEYGRLTWPSVLDSFALLSGQLNTLNKVLKHEKTPLFRNQVIIPLVLSPDRDEDLMRQTEGRVPVFSHEVVPDHLRTKPDPEVEEQEKQLTTDAARIGADAAQKQIQSLNKMCSNLLEKISKEERESESGGLRPNKQTFNPTDTNALVAAVAFGKGLSNWRPSGSSGPGQPGQPGAGTILAGTSGLQQVQMAGAPSQQQPMLSGVQMAQAGQPGKMPSGIKTNIKSASMHPYQRPSCPVFILAIPLRCKVKKLLGQEEKKTPTYNSGEAWACSPFYPLKSQLGSYLANSHKVPYSLPHPYHTRLS; translated from the exons ATGCAG agagaggagaagcagctcgAGGCATCATTAGATGCACTGCTGAGTCAAGTGGCTGATCTGAAGAACTCACTGGGAAGTTTCATTTGCAAGTTGGAGAACGAGTATGGCCGGCTGACCTG GCCATCTGTCCTGGACAGCTTTGCCTTGCTTTCTGGACAGTTGAACACTCTGAACAAGGTCTTGAAGCATGAAAAAACACCGCTGTTCCGTAACCAGGTCATCATCCCTCTGGTGTTGTCTCCAGACCGAGATGAAGATCTCATg CGGCAGACTGAAGGACGGGTGCCCGTTTTCAGCCATGAGGTAGTCCCTGACCATCTGAGAACCAAGCCTGACCCTGAGGTGGAAGAACAGGAGAAGCAACTGACGACAGATGCTGCCCGCATTGGTGCAGATGCAGCCCAG AAGCAGATCCAGAGCTTGAATAAAATGTGTTCAAACCTTCtggagaaaatcagcaaagaggaGCGAGAATCAGAGAGTGGAG GTCTCCGGCCAAACAAGCAGACCTTTAACCCTACAGACACTAATGCCTTGGTGGCAGCTGTTGCCTTTGGGAAAGGACTGTCTAACTGGAGACCTTCAGGCAGCAGTGGTCCTGGCCAGCCAGGCCAGCCAGGAGCTGGGACGATCCTTGCAGGAACCTCAGGATTACAGCAGGTGCAGATGGCAGGAGCGCCAAGCCAGCAGCAGCCAATGCTCAGTGGGGTACAAATGGCTCAAGCAGGTCAACCAG GGAAAATGCCAAGTGGAATAAAAACCAACATCAAGTCGGCTTCAATGCATCCCTACCAGCG GCCCTCCTGCCCGGTTTTCATTCTGGCTATCCCTCTAAGGTGCAAGGTGAAGAAGCTTCTGggtcaggaagaaaagaaaacgcCCACCTACAACTCTGGTGAAGCTTGGGCCTGCTCTCCTTTCTATCCTCTGAAAAGCCAACTTGGCTCTTACCTGGCAAATAGTCATAAAGTCCCCTATTCTTTACCCCACCCTTATCACACGAGGCTTTCTTAG